Proteins encoded by one window of Rouxiella chamberiensis:
- a CDS encoding heavy metal response regulator transcription factor: protein MRILVIEDDVSTGDYLKKGLGEAGYRVDLARNGADGLFLALEDSFDAIILDVMLPGLNGWQVMEVLRKKSDVPVLFLTARDEVQDRIRGLELGADDYLIKPFSFTELMLRVRTLLRRGTVRESDTYSLADLHLDVLRRKVTRQETVIPLTNKEFMLLHLLMRRESEVLSRTMIASQVWDMNFDSDTNVVDVAVKRLRSKIDRPYDVKLIHTVRGIGYVCEVRDYE, encoded by the coding sequence ATGCGAATACTGGTTATTGAAGATGACGTCAGCACCGGCGACTACCTGAAAAAGGGGCTGGGCGAGGCGGGTTATCGCGTCGATCTGGCGCGTAATGGCGCAGACGGGCTGTTTCTTGCGCTCGAAGACAGCTTTGACGCCATCATTCTCGACGTCATGCTGCCGGGGCTGAACGGCTGGCAGGTGATGGAAGTCCTGCGCAAGAAGAGCGACGTGCCCGTGCTGTTTCTGACCGCCAGAGACGAGGTGCAGGACCGCATTCGCGGGTTGGAACTGGGGGCCGATGATTATCTGATTAAACCGTTTTCCTTCACCGAACTCATGCTGCGGGTGCGCACCTTGCTGCGTCGCGGTACGGTGCGCGAGTCTGATACCTATTCGCTGGCCGACCTGCATCTCGACGTGCTGCGCCGCAAGGTCACGCGGCAGGAGACCGTTATCCCGCTGACCAATAAGGAGTTTATGCTGCTGCACCTGCTGATGCGCCGCGAAAGCGAAGTGCTGTCGCGCACCATGATTGCCTCCCAGGTGTGGGACATGAATTTTGACAGCGATACCAACGTGGTCGATGTGGCGGTCAAGCGCCTGCGCAGTAAAATCGACCGCCCTTATGATGTCAAACTTATCCATACCGTGCGTGGTATCGGCTATGTCTGTGAAGTACGCGATTATGAATAA
- a CDS encoding heavy metal sensor histidine kinase — MSVKYAIMNNAASSRRSFSLTLRSTLLFALIAALVVSAVGFYLYFSMEKEMVRRADYQVTGRVQYFRQLLGNDFPLSQLSHNPGLFENMLGNERDILRFRLTGEAPIINVNPGHIALPAVTPVPVGQPLSLESVHHLRADDDTPVRFAVADVRMKNGQTVEILAAHFMAPETRMLKAFRLEIVGAVLLAYALIAGLGYIVIRRGLRPLQKMALEAASIHPTSLSTRLSEEGAPQELQQLIHSFNDMLDRLAEGYQRLNQFSADLAHEIRTPIGALMGHCQVALYQTRSTEEYETLLANNMGELERISRMVENILFLARASHARSVLTIAPLSLETETLRVVDYFEGLAEERGISLRCHGEGVVFADALLFQRALSNLVANAINYGDENSEVEVSVEHQTSLSTVNVDNVGPRIPAEKIDKLFDRFYRADPSRSEGGSSNGLGLSIVQAIMALHRGDVSVRQLPCGKIRFTLAFPKQPV, encoded by the coding sequence ATGTCTGTGAAGTACGCGATTATGAATAATGCCGCCTCGTCCCGCCGATCCTTTTCGCTGACTCTGCGTTCCACGCTGTTATTTGCGCTGATTGCCGCGCTTGTGGTCAGCGCCGTGGGTTTCTATCTCTATTTTTCCATGGAGAAAGAGATGGTGCGCCGCGCCGACTATCAGGTAACCGGCCGCGTGCAGTATTTCAGGCAGCTTCTGGGCAACGATTTTCCGCTTTCGCAGTTGAGCCATAATCCCGGCTTGTTCGAGAATATGCTGGGTAACGAGCGCGATATCCTGCGTTTTCGACTCACGGGTGAAGCGCCGATTATCAACGTCAATCCCGGCCATATTGCGCTTCCTGCGGTGACACCCGTACCCGTTGGGCAGCCGTTGTCACTTGAAAGCGTTCATCATTTGCGCGCCGACGACGACACGCCGGTGCGTTTTGCCGTCGCCGATGTGCGGATGAAAAACGGGCAGACGGTCGAAATTCTGGCGGCCCATTTCATGGCGCCCGAAACTCGCATGTTGAAGGCGTTTCGTCTTGAGATTGTAGGTGCCGTGCTGCTGGCTTATGCGTTGATTGCCGGGCTCGGGTATATCGTCATTCGGCGCGGTTTGCGTCCGCTGCAAAAAATGGCGCTGGAAGCGGCGAGCATCCATCCGACCAGTCTTTCGACGCGGTTGAGCGAAGAGGGCGCGCCGCAGGAGTTGCAGCAGCTGATTCATTCATTTAACGACATGCTCGACAGGCTGGCAGAGGGCTATCAACGGCTGAACCAGTTTTCGGCCGATCTGGCCCACGAGATCCGCACCCCGATAGGCGCGCTGATGGGGCATTGTCAGGTCGCGCTCTATCAGACGCGCAGCACGGAAGAGTATGAAACGCTGCTGGCCAACAATATGGGCGAGCTGGAGCGCATTTCGCGAATGGTCGAAAATATTCTGTTTCTGGCGCGGGCCTCGCATGCGCGTTCGGTACTTACTATCGCGCCGTTATCGCTCGAAACCGAAACGCTGCGGGTGGTGGATTATTTCGAAGGGCTGGCCGAAGAACGCGGAATCAGCCTGCGCTGTCACGGCGAAGGCGTGGTCTTTGCCGATGCGTTGCTGTTCCAGCGCGCACTCAGCAATCTGGTCGCCAACGCCATTAACTATGGCGACGAGAACAGCGAAGTCGAGGTGTCCGTCGAACACCAGACAAGCCTCAGCACCGTCAATGTCGACAACGTCGGACCGCGCATTCCCGCCGAGAAGATAGATAAGCTGTTTGACCGTTTTTATCGTGCCGACCCTTCGCGCAGTGAAGGCGGGAGTTCCAACGGATTGGGGCTGTCTATCGTGCAGGCCATCATGGCGCTTCACCGTGGCGACGTGAGCGTTCGCCAGCTTCCTTGCGGCAAAATACGTTTCACGCTGGCGTTTCCAAAACAGCCCGTTTAG